In a single window of the Limnochorda sp. L945t genome:
- a CDS encoding ABC transporter permease: MAVRRRSVAHTILGGVWLGWKVDSNWADPWLFAGYAILRPLAQSLILVVMYWVIAHDTTTGYFGSLMVGGAFFTVVQYVLAGTSWCVIEDREFYSTIRYIYLASRSLVWYLLGRAVAKLALALLSVGVILVFVRVALGAPVWVHGLQTPAGLAALAAGVGATAAMGIGLSGVLLLAARRGEFYSEAVAGSIFLAAGAVFPPDVLPRWLQGVAAVLPQTYWLEATRRWLVEGSWQWSAWLSRLPDGELLGRLLASGSGWGLAGVAVFLAAEAYVRRTGTLDHHTED, encoded by the coding sequence GTGGCAGTGAGACGTCGGAGCGTGGCCCACACGATACTGGGCGGCGTGTGGCTCGGCTGGAAAGTCGACAGCAACTGGGCCGACCCGTGGCTCTTCGCCGGCTACGCCATCCTGCGGCCGCTGGCGCAGAGCCTGATCCTGGTGGTCATGTACTGGGTCATCGCGCACGACACCACCACGGGCTACTTCGGCTCCCTCATGGTGGGCGGGGCGTTCTTCACCGTCGTGCAGTACGTGCTCGCCGGCACCTCGTGGTGCGTCATCGAGGATCGGGAGTTTTACAGCACCATCCGCTACATCTACCTGGCCTCGCGCAGCCTCGTCTGGTACCTGCTCGGGCGGGCGGTGGCCAAGCTGGCGCTCGCTCTGTTGTCGGTGGGGGTCATCCTGGTCTTCGTCAGGGTCGCGCTCGGTGCCCCGGTATGGGTGCACGGCCTCCAGACACCGGCGGGGCTCGCCGCGCTCGCGGCCGGGGTGGGCGCCACGGCGGCGATGGGTATCGGGCTGTCGGGCGTGCTACTGTTGGCGGCTCGCCGGGGCGAGTTTTACTCCGAGGCCGTCGCAGGCAGTATCTTTCTGGCGGCCGGCGCGGTCTTCCCGCCCGACGTGTTGCCCCGCTGGCTACAAGGGGTAGCCGCCGTGTTACCCCAGACCTACTGGCTCGAGGCGACGCGGCGATGGCTGGTGGAAGGCTCGTGGCAGTGGAGCGCGTGGCTGAGCCGGCTGCCGGACGGCGAGCTCCTCGGGCGGCTGCTCGCCAGCGGCTCGGGGTGGGGTCTTGCCGGCGTCGCCGTCTTCCTGGCAGCTGAAGCTTACGTCCGTCGCACGGGCACGCTCGACCATCACACCGAAGACTGA
- a CDS encoding ABC transporter permease, with product MGPSDASTGPGRRAGRGIARSGARALRAFWARAYVRVVAANRDLSWILFDVALPVLGTAAYVFVYRSLRAPEAYLGFVTIGGAMTAYWLNVLWSMASQLFWEKQSGNLEAYIVAPAPMMAILAGMATGGLFMTTIRAVVIVAVAVAWFRIPLVAVDPAGVAAAFVVSMVGLYGLGMSLSSAFLLHGREAWHLSNLMQEPVYLLSGFFFPVRALGFWVSVAASIVPLTLGMDAMRQGLYGPEAAMALLPLRVELAILAVLAIVFLLAAWWLLRVMERLARREGRLTLRWQ from the coding sequence ATGGGGCCGTCCGACGCCTCGACGGGGCCCGGCAGACGCGCCGGCCGGGGGATTGCGAGGAGCGGGGCGCGGGCCTTACGGGCCTTTTGGGCGCGGGCTTACGTCCGGGTGGTGGCCGCCAACCGGGACCTTTCGTGGATCCTGTTCGACGTGGCGCTGCCCGTGCTGGGGACGGCCGCGTACGTGTTCGTCTACCGTTCGCTCCGGGCTCCCGAGGCGTACCTGGGCTTCGTGACCATCGGCGGAGCCATGACCGCTTACTGGCTCAACGTGCTGTGGAGCATGGCGAGTCAGTTGTTTTGGGAGAAGCAAAGCGGCAACCTCGAGGCCTACATCGTGGCGCCGGCCCCCATGATGGCCATCCTGGCGGGGATGGCGACGGGCGGGCTGTTCATGACCACCATCCGCGCGGTGGTCATCGTGGCGGTGGCCGTCGCGTGGTTCCGGATCCCGCTGGTGGCCGTCGATCCGGCCGGCGTGGCAGCGGCCTTCGTCGTCAGCATGGTGGGCCTGTACGGCCTGGGGATGTCCCTGTCGTCTGCCTTCCTGCTGCACGGCCGCGAGGCGTGGCACCTCTCCAACTTGATGCAGGAGCCGGTCTACCTGTTGTCGGGGTTTTTCTTCCCGGTGCGGGCGCTGGGCTTTTGGGTGAGCGTGGCGGCCTCGATCGTGCCGCTGACGCTGGGGATGGACGCGATGCGCCAGGGCCTCTACGGCCCGGAGGCGGCCATGGCGCTGTTGCCCCTGCGCGTGGAGCTGGCGATCCTGGCAGTGCTGGCCATCGTCTTCCTGCTTGCGGCGTGGTGGCTGCTGCGGGTGATGGAGCGGCTCGCGCGGCGTGAGGGGAGGCTGACGCTCCGGTGGCAGTGA
- a CDS encoding ABC transporter ATP-binding protein: MARSTETPYAIETRALCRVFTRVSEGKGRVVRWPGSRRGEGGPVRQQIQALDRVNLTVHTGEVFGLLGPNGAGKTTLIKVLATLLLPTSGEARVLGLDVVTDPVAVRERVGVVSGGEVSGYGILTVRENLWLFSQLHGIPSREARGRIDELLRAFGLWEYRDTRMSRLSTGFRQRLNVARGFVSDPDVLFLDEPTLGLDVEVARTIRAHVREWVSTRPGRTVLLTTHYMLEADELCDRVAVIDRGRIVACDTPAALKRLLATDVMLRLRTTLPPAAGDGERDGAVRRLETILSGQPGVRQVSARLRPSDGSVELFLLLADDAGVGGVLGAIESTGGRVLELHKPEPTLEDVFLKLVGRRLDEGSNGAGES, encoded by the coding sequence GTGGCAAGATCGACGGAGACCCCCTACGCCATCGAGACCCGGGCGCTCTGCCGGGTGTTCACGCGGGTGAGCGAGGGCAAGGGCCGGGTGGTGCGATGGCCGGGCAGCCGGCGAGGCGAAGGAGGGCCGGTCCGGCAGCAAATCCAGGCCCTGGACCGGGTGAACCTCACCGTTCACACCGGTGAGGTCTTCGGGCTGTTGGGGCCCAACGGCGCCGGCAAGACGACCCTCATCAAAGTGCTGGCGACGTTGCTGCTGCCCACCAGCGGAGAGGCCCGGGTGCTCGGGCTCGACGTGGTCACCGATCCGGTGGCCGTGCGGGAGCGGGTCGGGGTGGTCTCCGGTGGGGAGGTATCGGGGTACGGGATCCTGACGGTGCGGGAAAACCTGTGGCTGTTCTCGCAGCTCCACGGGATCCCCTCCCGCGAGGCGCGGGGCCGCATCGACGAGCTCTTGCGTGCCTTCGGGCTGTGGGAGTACCGGGACACCCGGATGAGCCGGCTTTCCACCGGCTTCCGGCAGCGGCTCAACGTTGCCAGGGGTTTCGTGTCCGACCCCGACGTGCTCTTCCTCGATGAGCCCACCCTGGGGCTCGACGTCGAGGTGGCCCGTACCATCCGAGCCCACGTTCGCGAGTGGGTGAGTACCCGCCCCGGGCGCACCGTGTTGCTGACCACGCACTACATGCTCGAGGCCGACGAGCTGTGCGACCGGGTGGCCGTGATCGACCGGGGCCGCATCGTGGCCTGTGATACGCCGGCTGCCCTCAAGCGGCTGCTGGCCACCGACGTCATGCTGCGCTTGCGCACCACCCTTCCGCCGGCGGCGGGAGACGGCGAGCGAGACGGGGCGGTCCGCCGTCTGGAGACCATCCTGTCCGGGCAGCCTGGCGTGCGGCAGGTGTCCGCGCGGTTACGCCCTTCGGACGGCTCGGTCGAGCTGTTCCTCCTGCTCGCCGACGACGCGGGGGTAGGAGGCGTGCTGGGCGCCATCGAGTCGACCGGGGGCCGGGTGCTGGAGCTGCACAAGCCCGAACCGACCCTGGAAGACGTCTTCTTGAAGCTCGTGGGGCGCAGGCTGGACGAGGGATCCAACGGGGCAGGGGAAAGCTGA
- a CDS encoding Glu/Leu/Phe/Val family dehydrogenase — MVQRAAGVLGVPSDFVARLSVPDREVTVHVPVRMDNGRWRVFKGYRVQHCNARGPYKGGIRYHPEVGIEEVRGLAALMTWKCAVVDVPFGGAKGGVEVDATELSQGELERLTRGYTLLMLPNWGPQTDIPAPDVNTNEQIMAWIMDTASSALGRPVPAIVTGKPVAVGGTVGRREATGRGVAIVTMRMLERLGWRPSSTRLAVQGFGNVGRWAARILADAGLKVEAISDISGAVYRPGGLDLDDVERHLRESGGLLATYRAPGIQHLTNAELLALDVDVLIPAAIENQITSRNASQVRARMIVEGANGPTTSGAHRVLLERGVTVVPDILANAGGVVVSYFEWVQNLRGEVWGVGQVNERLEQIMARAMDDVCHTAEQYGIDLRLAAFVLALHRVVESLERRRAPVEAMA; from the coding sequence ATGGTGCAGCGGGCGGCGGGCGTGCTCGGGGTGCCGTCCGACTTCGTGGCGAGGCTTTCCGTGCCGGACCGCGAGGTGACCGTGCACGTGCCCGTTCGGATGGACAATGGCCGATGGCGGGTCTTCAAGGGTTATCGCGTGCAGCACTGCAACGCCCGCGGGCCGTACAAGGGCGGGATCCGATATCACCCGGAGGTCGGCATCGAGGAGGTCCGGGGTCTTGCCGCACTGATGACGTGGAAGTGTGCCGTCGTGGACGTGCCGTTCGGCGGCGCGAAGGGCGGCGTGGAGGTAGACGCCACCGAGCTCTCCCAGGGGGAGCTCGAGCGGTTGACCCGGGGTTACACGCTGCTGATGCTCCCCAACTGGGGGCCGCAGACGGACATCCCGGCACCGGACGTCAACACCAACGAGCAGATCATGGCCTGGATCATGGACACGGCCAGCTCGGCCCTGGGGCGCCCCGTACCCGCGATCGTGACCGGTAAGCCGGTGGCGGTCGGGGGTACCGTCGGCCGGCGGGAGGCCACCGGGCGCGGGGTGGCCATCGTCACCATGCGCATGCTCGAGCGCCTGGGCTGGCGGCCTTCGAGCACGAGACTGGCCGTGCAAGGGTTCGGCAACGTGGGGCGCTGGGCGGCCCGTATCCTGGCCGATGCCGGCTTGAAGGTCGAGGCGATCAGCGACATCTCCGGCGCCGTCTACCGGCCCGGAGGGCTGGACCTGGACGACGTGGAGCGCCACCTCCGGGAGTCGGGCGGGCTCCTGGCGACCTACCGGGCGCCCGGCATCCAGCACCTGACCAATGCGGAGCTCCTGGCTCTGGACGTTGACGTGCTCATCCCGGCGGCCATCGAGAACCAGATCACGAGCCGCAACGCTTCCCAGGTGCGCGCGCGGATGATCGTGGAGGGCGCCAACGGGCCCACCACGTCGGGTGCGCACCGGGTCCTGCTCGAACGGGGCGTGACCGTCGTCCCCGATATCCTCGCCAACGCGGGCGGTGTGGTGGTCTCCTACTTCGAGTGGGTGCAAAACCTGCGGGGTGAGGTCTGGGGCGTGGGTCAGGTCAACGAGCGCCTGGAGCAGATCATGGCCCGCGCCATGGATGACGTCTGCCACACCGCCGAGCAGTACGGGATCGACCTGAGGCTGGCCGCCTTCGTACTGGCGCTCCACCGGGTCGTGGAGAGCCTGGAGCGGCGCCGGGCGCCCGTCGAGGCCATGGCGTAG
- a CDS encoding deoxyribonuclease IV — protein MIIGCHLSTGAGFSRAVDNAGRLGADAFQYFPKNPRSYRIKAVDRHAWEKEGRLARERGLVTVGHSAYVTNLSTADPALRETTIASIVNELEICEAYGTPWLVVHCGRHMGEGWEIGRRRMVEAVDEVMRRFQGRCQLLLENTAGQGSEIGRTVDELLSIHEALESRRRVGFCLDSCHAFASGMLEPGAYERFAAEVRRPEFAGYLRVVHFNDSKGGAGEQVDRHALLGQGRMGALLVEMLRDPFFQALPVIIETPVAQEDDYAAEIEKARRWAMGEDSHQEGGEAAPLVATGQGRKTEQTGAKPSRAKKPGRKPAGG, from the coding sequence GTGATCATCGGGTGCCACCTCAGTACCGGAGCCGGCTTTTCCCGTGCCGTGGACAATGCCGGGCGGCTCGGCGCCGACGCGTTCCAGTACTTTCCCAAGAACCCCCGCAGCTACCGCATCAAGGCGGTCGATCGCCACGCCTGGGAGAAAGAGGGCCGGCTGGCCCGGGAGCGAGGGCTCGTGACGGTAGGGCACTCCGCCTACGTCACCAACCTCTCCACCGCGGACCCCGCGCTGCGGGAGACGACCATCGCCTCCATCGTCAACGAGCTCGAGATCTGCGAAGCGTACGGGACGCCATGGCTGGTGGTCCACTGCGGGCGCCACATGGGAGAGGGATGGGAGATCGGGCGGCGGCGGATGGTGGAGGCGGTCGACGAGGTCATGCGCCGCTTCCAGGGGCGGTGCCAGCTGCTCCTGGAGAACACTGCGGGCCAGGGAAGCGAGATCGGCCGCACGGTGGACGAGCTCCTCTCCATCCATGAAGCACTGGAGAGCCGGCGACGGGTCGGCTTCTGCCTGGACAGCTGCCACGCGTTCGCTTCGGGGATGCTGGAGCCGGGGGCCTACGAGCGGTTCGCGGCCGAGGTGCGTCGCCCGGAGTTTGCCGGGTACTTGCGGGTCGTGCACTTCAACGACTCCAAGGGCGGGGCCGGGGAGCAGGTGGACCGGCACGCCTTGCTGGGGCAGGGGCGGATGGGTGCCTTGCTGGTGGAGATGCTCCGGGATCCCTTCTTCCAGGCTCTTCCCGTGATCATCGAGACCCCGGTGGCCCAGGAGGACGACTACGCCGCGGAGATCGAGAAGGCCCGGCGGTGGGCCATGGGGGAGGACTCTCACCAGGAGGGGGGAGAGGCGGCTCCTCTTGTGGCAACGGGTCAGGGCCGCAAGACGGAGCAAACCGGAGCAAAGCCAAGCCGCGCCAAGAAGCCCGGGAGAAAACCGGCGGGTGGCTGA
- a CDS encoding metallophosphoesterase, translating into MASWPEAVAGAAAAAFAAAWGAGLWEASRLVTRHLSFTVSSDGLWPVPPGKGPLPPGEGGHEEGRPTGRVALRVVQLSDLHLHRRPGRSHRLALEALAELRPQLAVVTGDLVDGASRPGVAERFVEELAALARTVVVWGNHDHDRSDLMGPLRERLEARGGWVLVNRRVELVSRGLSLQLVGVDTPDLRLDRCRQAIERAPVAQARWDDEAGRWVQGTALSGWDGPEDAGSGPVATARLIAAHTYHVVDHDEGCTHGALVLAGDTHGGQVVLPLLGPVWARWVHHHRYVEGLHRVGSAWLYVNRGLGTIGVPVRLRCPPELTVVDLMVSHAT; encoded by the coding sequence ATGGCGTCCTGGCCGGAGGCGGTGGCCGGCGCCGCCGCGGCCGCTTTCGCCGCGGCCTGGGGGGCCGGGCTGTGGGAGGCATCACGCCTGGTGACCCGGCACCTCTCGTTCACGGTGAGCTCCGACGGGCTCTGGCCGGTACCCCCGGGGAAAGGGCCGCTCCCGCCCGGGGAAGGGGGCCACGAAGAGGGCCGCCCGACGGGTCGGGTCGCTTTGCGGGTCGTCCAGCTCTCGGATCTGCACCTGCATCGCAGGCCAGGCCGGTCCCACCGGCTGGCCCTGGAGGCCCTGGCCGAGCTGCGGCCCCAGCTGGCGGTGGTGACGGGGGATCTGGTGGACGGCGCGTCCCGCCCGGGCGTGGCCGAGCGTTTCGTGGAGGAGCTGGCGGCGCTTGCCAGGACCGTCGTGGTGTGGGGCAATCACGACCACGACCGCTCGGACCTCATGGGGCCGCTTCGCGAGCGCCTCGAGGCCCGGGGCGGGTGGGTCCTGGTCAACCGGCGGGTGGAGCTCGTCTCCCGTGGCCTGAGCCTCCAGCTCGTAGGAGTCGACACGCCGGACCTGCGCCTCGATCGGTGCCGCCAGGCGATCGAGCGAGCGCCGGTGGCGCAGGCGCGGTGGGACGACGAGGCAGGACGCTGGGTGCAGGGGACGGCCCTGTCCGGGTGGGACGGGCCGGAGGACGCCGGGTCGGGGCCCGTGGCTACCGCACGGCTGATCGCCGCGCACACCTACCACGTCGTCGACCACGACGAAGGGTGCACCCATGGGGCGCTGGTCCTGGCAGGAGACACGCACGGCGGCCAGGTGGTGCTGCCGCTGTTGGGCCCTGTCTGGGCCCGGTGGGTCCACCACCACCGCTACGTGGAAGGGCTGCACCGGGTCGGGTCAGCGTGGCTGTACGTCAACCGGGGCCTGGGCACCATCGGCGTGCCGGTGAGGTTACGGTGTCCCCCCGAGCTGACCGTCGTTGACCTGATGGTCTCCCATGCGACATGA
- a CDS encoding TRAP transporter permease: protein MAELRGGATAAGSGSDAAEERIDIDEVLARYDRESAYRRLRGPVGAAVALLAIAFSVFQLYTAAFGVFDARIQRAVHLAFGMALVYLLYPARRSGDRTRLVWWDVALALAAAASSLYLVVFYQEIVLRAAMPTRVDIVVALAALVLVLEATRRVVGWPIVIIGMGFIAYALAGRHLPGFFAHRGFSLTQVASHLYFTTEGIFGIPLGVSSTFIFLFILFGAFLEKTGIGRFFIDLANAVAGWASGGPAKVAVITSALEGTISGSSVANTVGSGSFTIPMMKRLGYRPEFAAAVEAAASTGGQIMPPVMGAAAFLMAEFTGIPYIEVAKSAAVPALLYFTGIFIAVHYEAKRLGLRGLPRKDLPGFWSVLASRGHLFLPLVGIIWLLLEGSTPMKAAFYGIVLAIGASMVHPSTRMSWRDFVAALEQGAKGALGVVMATAAAGIIIGVVTLTGLGLKLASGLVELARGNLLLTMLSTMVTSLILGMGVPTTANYVITSTIAAPALLRLGVPLLAAHMFVFYFGVVADITPPVALAAYAGSGIAGSNPMRTGVIATRLAVGAFLVPYIFVMSPVLLLQDVHLLQVLQMTFTSLAGMFAVAVALGGFMRTHLTVVERVMLLAGGVMMIDPGLVTDLIGVGLMAAVVARQWLATRGYGSRSVAAAR, encoded by the coding sequence ATGGCGGAACTTAGAGGCGGCGCGACCGCGGCGGGCTCAGGCAGCGACGCCGCAGAAGAACGCATCGACATCGACGAGGTACTGGCGCGATACGACCGGGAGTCTGCCTACCGGAGGCTGCGGGGGCCGGTCGGGGCGGCCGTGGCGCTGCTAGCCATTGCGTTCTCGGTGTTCCAGCTCTACACGGCCGCCTTTGGAGTCTTCGACGCACGGATCCAGCGGGCCGTTCACCTCGCCTTCGGGATGGCCCTGGTCTACCTCCTCTACCCGGCTCGCCGCAGCGGTGACCGCACGCGGCTCGTCTGGTGGGACGTGGCGCTCGCGCTGGCGGCGGCGGCCTCGTCGCTCTATCTGGTCGTCTTTTACCAGGAGATCGTGCTGCGCGCGGCCATGCCGACCCGGGTCGACATCGTGGTGGCGCTGGCGGCGCTCGTGCTCGTGCTGGAGGCGACCCGCCGGGTGGTGGGCTGGCCCATCGTGATCATCGGGATGGGGTTCATCGCCTACGCCCTGGCCGGTCGCCACCTGCCGGGCTTCTTCGCCCACCGGGGGTTCTCGCTCACCCAGGTGGCGAGCCACCTGTACTTCACGACGGAGGGGATCTTCGGGATTCCGCTCGGGGTGTCGTCGACGTTCATCTTCCTGTTCATCCTCTTCGGGGCTTTCCTCGAGAAGACCGGGATCGGCCGGTTTTTCATCGATCTCGCCAACGCGGTCGCGGGATGGGCCTCCGGAGGGCCGGCCAAGGTGGCGGTGATCACCAGCGCCCTGGAGGGAACCATCTCGGGCAGCTCCGTCGCCAACACGGTGGGGTCGGGCAGCTTTACCATCCCCATGATGAAGCGCCTGGGCTACCGGCCGGAGTTCGCCGCAGCGGTGGAAGCGGCGGCCTCCACCGGGGGCCAGATCATGCCGCCCGTCATGGGAGCGGCCGCGTTCCTCATGGCCGAGTTCACCGGGATCCCGTACATCGAGGTGGCCAAGTCGGCCGCGGTGCCGGCGCTCCTTTACTTCACCGGCATCTTCATCGCGGTGCACTACGAGGCCAAGCGCCTCGGCTTGCGCGGCCTGCCGCGCAAAGACCTTCCCGGATTCTGGAGCGTGCTCGCAAGCCGAGGACATCTCTTCCTGCCGCTCGTCGGCATCATCTGGCTGTTGCTCGAGGGCAGCACCCCCATGAAGGCGGCCTTCTACGGGATCGTCCTCGCCATCGGCGCCTCGATGGTGCATCCCTCGACCCGGATGAGCTGGCGCGATTTCGTGGCAGCGCTCGAGCAAGGCGCCAAAGGGGCGCTGGGCGTGGTCATGGCCACGGCGGCGGCGGGCATCATCATCGGCGTCGTCACGCTGACCGGGCTCGGGCTCAAGCTGGCGAGCGGCCTGGTCGAACTGGCGCGAGGCAACTTGCTGTTGACCATGCTGTCCACGATGGTGACGTCGCTCATCCTCGGCATGGGGGTGCCGACCACCGCCAACTACGTCATCACCTCCACCATCGCCGCTCCGGCCCTGCTGCGGTTGGGCGTGCCGCTCCTGGCGGCCCACATGTTCGTCTTCTACTTCGGGGTCGTGGCCGACATCACGCCGCCCGTGGCGCTGGCCGCGTACGCAGGCTCGGGCATTGCCGGCAGCAACCCGATGCGAACGGGCGTGATCGCCACGCGCCTTGCGGTGGGCGCGTTCTTGGTGCCGTACATCTTCGTCATGTCCCCGGTGCTGCTGCTGCAGGACGTGCACCTGCTCCAGGTCCTGCAGATGACCTTCACGTCGCTGGCCGGAATGTTCGCCGTGGCCGTGGCGCTCGGGGGCTTCATGAGGACGCATCTCACCGTCGTCGAGCGCGTGATGCTGTTGGCCGGAGGGGTCATGATGATCGACCCCGGCCTCGTAACGGATCTCATAGGGGTGGGCTTGATGGCGGCGGTCGTGGCCCGGCAGTGGCTGGCGACGAGAGGGTATGGGTCCCGGTCCGTGGCCGCGGCGCGGTGA
- a CDS encoding DUF1850 domain-containing protein has protein sequence MPRCAQMLAGAARAGGLAIALAASVVLAAPGGVAGEVPAGEAVWVEVRDAASGALLLRLSPDHPDAAFSIEYRHSVEKTRVREYFRWDDGIVLYRTEYSSLGAGLPPEGRLEWRDGQAILVLDGLHRVIPHLVVRTWPWTEHQLWVNGQAYPLSRLAGPGAALELEIVGVGEEHGGT, from the coding sequence GTGCCGCGATGCGCTCAGATGCTCGCCGGGGCGGCCCGGGCCGGAGGGCTCGCGATCGCGCTGGCCGCGTCGGTCGTGCTGGCAGCACCGGGCGGTGTCGCCGGCGAAGTTCCGGCGGGCGAGGCGGTTTGGGTGGAGGTCCGGGACGCCGCGTCGGGCGCCTTGCTGCTGCGGCTGTCACCGGACCATCCGGATGCGGCGTTTTCGATCGAGTATCGCCACTCGGTGGAGAAGACCCGGGTGCGGGAGTATTTCCGGTGGGACGACGGGATCGTGCTCTACCGCACCGAGTATTCCTCGCTCGGGGCCGGGCTCCCGCCCGAGGGCCGGTTGGAGTGGCGGGACGGACAGGCGATCCTGGTGCTGGACGGCCTGCACCGGGTGATCCCGCACCTCGTCGTGCGGACGTGGCCCTGGACGGAACACCAGCTGTGGGTGAACGGGCAGGCGTATCCCTTGAGCCGGCTGGCAGGGCCGGGCGCGGCCCTGGAGCTGGAGATCGTGGGGGTAGGGGAGGAGCATGGCGGAACTTAG
- a CDS encoding TAXI family TRAP transporter solute-binding subunit — protein MAGTRLAFVAAALVAALPVGASAAEFVTIAAGGTAGVYYPLGGALAEIFNQHVPGVNASVQATGASVANVNLLAQGQAELAFIQNDIAYYAANGTEMFQGRKVATLKGVATLYPEVIQIVALKQANIRSVADLKGKRVAVGDIGSGTEANARQILEAAGLTYKDVSVSYLSFAEAASNLRDGHVDAAFVTAGIPTAAIQDIAVQKEVTIVAVPSDLARKLRQRYPFYTAVTVPGGTYRGIDQDVATVAVKAMLVTRADLPDDLVFRLTRALFDNLPRLGQAHVRGKDVSLEGARDGMSLDLHPGAARFYQQAGG, from the coding sequence ATGGCCGGGACGCGCCTGGCCTTCGTGGCGGCCGCGCTGGTGGCTGCGCTACCGGTAGGGGCGTCGGCGGCAGAGTTCGTAACGATTGCCGCCGGGGGCACCGCCGGCGTGTACTATCCGCTGGGCGGCGCCCTGGCGGAGATCTTCAACCAGCACGTGCCCGGGGTCAACGCGTCCGTACAGGCAACCGGAGCCTCCGTGGCCAACGTCAACTTGCTGGCCCAGGGCCAGGCCGAGCTGGCGTTCATCCAAAACGACATCGCCTACTATGCGGCCAACGGCACCGAGATGTTCCAGGGGCGCAAGGTCGCGACGCTGAAGGGCGTCGCCACCCTCTATCCCGAGGTCATCCAGATCGTGGCACTCAAGCAGGCCAACATCCGGTCCGTGGCCGACCTCAAGGGGAAGCGGGTCGCGGTAGGCGACATCGGCAGCGGTACCGAGGCCAACGCCCGCCAGATCCTCGAAGCTGCGGGGCTCACGTACAAGGACGTTTCCGTGAGCTACCTCTCCTTCGCCGAGGCGGCCAGCAACCTGAGGGATGGGCACGTGGACGCCGCGTTCGTGACGGCGGGGATCCCCACCGCCGCCATCCAGGACATCGCCGTCCAGAAGGAAGTCACCATCGTGGCCGTCCCCTCCGACCTGGCCCGCAAGCTCCGGCAGCGGTACCCGTTCTACACGGCCGTGACCGTGCCGGGGGGTACGTACCGGGGGATCGACCAGGACGTTGCGACCGTGGCGGTCAAGGCGATGCTGGTGACGCGGGCGGACCTGCCCGACGACCTCGTGTTCCGCCTGACCAGGGCGCTGTTCGACAACCTACCGCGCCTCGGCCAGGCCCACGTGCGCGGCAAGGACGTCAGCCTGGAGGGGGCCCGGGACGGCATGTCGCTGGACCTCCATCCGGGCGCGGCCCGTTTCTACCAGCAGGCCGGAGGCTGA